Proteins from one Haloarchaeobius litoreus genomic window:
- a CDS encoding DUF7266 family protein has translation MRNVRSDRSDGLRGVSPVVGKTLEIGVVVLYIGLLSTTLYGGVVPDFRSAAGDEVADRTLAGATQEVEDAVPPGTATAVDVHRRVELPRTIRGEPYHVRVVGRTLVLDHPDPNIGVETTLAFPTTVVRVEGSWSSTAEAFVVVERTDAGLVVRLARGEAS, from the coding sequence ATGCGTAACGTGCGCTCGGACCGGTCGGACGGACTGCGCGGCGTCTCGCCGGTCGTCGGGAAGACGCTCGAAATCGGCGTCGTCGTCCTCTACATCGGACTCCTGTCGACGACGCTGTACGGCGGCGTCGTCCCCGACTTCAGGTCGGCAGCGGGCGACGAGGTGGCGGACCGCACCCTCGCCGGGGCGACACAGGAGGTCGAGGACGCGGTGCCGCCCGGAACGGCGACGGCGGTCGACGTGCACCGGCGGGTCGAACTCCCCCGGACCATCCGCGGCGAGCCGTACCACGTTCGGGTCGTGGGCCGGACGCTCGTGCTCGACCATCCGGACCCGAACATCGGGGTCGAGACGACGCTCGCGTTCCCCACTACAGTCGTCCGTGTTGAGGGGTCGTGGTCGAGCACCGCCGAGGCGTTCGTCGTCGTCGAACGGACGGACGCGGGGCTGGTGGTTCGGCTGGCGCGAGGTGAGGCGTCGTGA
- a CDS encoding type II secretion system F family protein, producing the protein MSLSDDDRPTLGANRDALLDRVCYALFSRHADRTRHDGDRDRYRGTDLHVPFDLYLSRLYALSWLGAALGFLVGTALTLALTAATLRGVADFVQTGLPLLSPGTVPMVPRTAVAVGVGLLVATATKLGTRLLGGRYLRWLASARSSAIEATLPGAVRYLRALSTGSDDQREMLRKVAANREAYGETAVACRTVLNKAELTGSLDDGLRIVARDTPSRNALAPFLLKFREHADQGSAELTSYLRMEARMLGHRQSRDRNRAEGFLELLAELFIVLLVLPALLVIVLTVMSVLTPGLNQPVGTPVGAVTPRALLVYGSGFFVLAVGACAAALVASLRPPTGRPTYRRPEGVLDLFATATTNPSSAAVVWVLPGVLFAIVVFTAGERVVAALLLGYVAYAVPVGLVATRRARIDDAKDREIKDFVHAVSGHVALGRPFAEAVHLVARDVDLGPLDEDVADLAFNATLTTREGDLRAAALERFVDRVGTPLAEQTMGLVTGALDAGSDVETVFDTLQTEVGRLYHEKKSLRNAMLVYVAVGWTVALLVVGIMVAVNGYVLDSFAQLSAVSTPGTGFVLDSDAVDVSREHYRFYVVSQCTMLASGWFAGVANRDRYDALLQSGLLVLVAHVVFRGAGMI; encoded by the coding sequence GTGAGCCTCTCCGACGACGACCGCCCCACGCTCGGCGCGAACAGGGATGCCCTGCTCGACCGGGTCTGCTACGCGCTGTTCTCGCGCCACGCCGACCGCACGCGCCACGACGGCGACCGGGACCGCTACCGGGGGACGGACCTGCACGTCCCGTTCGATTTGTACCTCTCGCGGCTCTACGCGCTGTCGTGGCTCGGGGCGGCGCTCGGCTTCCTCGTCGGGACTGCCCTCACCCTCGCGCTGACGGCGGCGACGCTCCGGGGGGTCGCCGACTTCGTCCAGACCGGGCTGCCCTTGCTCTCGCCAGGGACCGTTCCGATGGTTCCGCGAACGGCAGTCGCGGTCGGTGTCGGCCTGCTCGTCGCGACCGCGACGAAACTCGGCACCCGACTGCTCGGCGGGCGGTACCTCCGGTGGCTCGCGTCGGCCCGCAGCTCCGCCATCGAGGCGACGCTTCCCGGCGCAGTCCGGTACCTGCGGGCGCTCTCGACGGGCAGCGACGACCAGCGCGAGATGCTCCGGAAGGTCGCGGCCAACCGGGAGGCCTACGGCGAGACGGCCGTCGCCTGCCGGACGGTGCTGAACAAGGCCGAACTGACGGGCAGTCTCGACGACGGCCTGCGCATCGTCGCCCGTGATACGCCGTCTCGTAACGCCCTCGCGCCGTTTTTGTTGAAGTTCCGCGAGCACGCCGACCAGGGCTCGGCCGAACTGACGAGCTACCTCCGCATGGAGGCGCGGATGCTCGGCCACCGGCAGTCCCGCGACCGGAACCGCGCCGAGGGTTTCCTCGAACTGCTCGCCGAACTGTTCATCGTCCTGCTGGTGCTCCCGGCGCTGCTGGTCATCGTCCTCACGGTGATGAGCGTCCTGACGCCGGGGCTGAACCAGCCGGTCGGCACGCCGGTCGGAGCCGTCACGCCGCGTGCCCTGCTCGTCTACGGCTCGGGGTTCTTCGTGCTGGCCGTCGGGGCCTGTGCGGCCGCGCTCGTCGCGAGCCTGCGCCCGCCGACGGGTCGCCCGACGTACCGGCGGCCCGAGGGCGTCCTCGACCTGTTCGCCACCGCCACGACGAACCCGTCGAGCGCGGCGGTGGTCTGGGTGCTGCCGGGGGTGCTGTTCGCCATCGTCGTCTTCACCGCGGGCGAGCGCGTCGTCGCCGCGCTCCTGCTCGGCTACGTCGCCTACGCCGTCCCGGTCGGGCTGGTCGCCACCCGCCGCGCCCGCATCGACGACGCGAAGGACCGCGAGATCAAGGACTTCGTCCACGCCGTCTCGGGCCACGTTGCGCTCGGCCGGCCGTTCGCGGAGGCCGTCCATCTGGTCGCCCGCGACGTGGACCTCGGCCCGCTCGACGAGGACGTCGCCGACCTCGCGTTCAACGCGACGCTGACGACCCGGGAGGGCGACCTCCGGGCGGCCGCGCTGGAGCGGTTCGTCGACCGCGTGGGCACACCGCTGGCCGAGCAGACGATGGGGCTCGTCACCGGCGCGCTCGACGCCGGCAGCGACGTGGAGACGGTGTTCGACACGCTCCAGACCGAGGTCGGCCGACTCTACCACGAGAAGAAGTCGCTCCGGAACGCGATGCTGGTCTACGTCGCGGTCGGCTGGACCGTCGCGCTGCTCGTCGTCGGTATCATGGTCGCGGTCAACGGTTACGTGCTCGACAGCTTCGCACAGCTCTCGGCCGTCTCGACGCCCGGCACGGGCTTCGTCCTCGACTCGGACGCGGTCGACGTGAGCCGCGAGCACTACCGCTTCTACGTGGTCTCGCAGTGTACGATGCTGGCAAGCGGCTGGTTCGCGGGCGTCGCCAACCGCGACCGGTACGATGCGCTGCTCCAGTCCGGCCTGCTGGTGCTCGTGGCACACGTCGTGTTCAGGGGGGCGGGGATGATATGA
- a CDS encoding DUF7263 family protein, translated as MTRDDRTAARDATNRGQANLVALGVALLALTAVLGVALVVADGAFAGADRDPGEHRLASSLSDRLVAGDGPLTTRANVLNATAVAGLDRAGLADSFPVVGERDVRVRLDGETVARTGDVTGGTTVRRIVLVEREETVTTTPNLDRDAVTLPRRTDRVTLNIEPPTGTRLRTVRANGRVVAHDPAGLSGNVTVAVSRFETTTLAFDANGTLPTGSVDLTYYPTRTTKALLVVTVDD; from the coding sequence GTGACCCGTGATGACCGAACGGCCGCGCGGGACGCCACGAACCGCGGGCAGGCCAATCTCGTCGCGCTCGGTGTGGCACTGCTCGCGCTGACAGCGGTCCTCGGCGTGGCGCTCGTCGTCGCCGACGGCGCGTTCGCCGGTGCCGACCGCGACCCCGGCGAGCACCGGCTGGCGAGCTCGCTGTCGGACCGGCTGGTCGCCGGCGACGGTCCGCTGACGACCCGCGCGAACGTGCTGAACGCGACCGCGGTCGCCGGTCTCGACCGCGCCGGCCTCGCCGACTCGTTCCCGGTGGTGGGAGAGCGGGACGTCCGCGTCCGGCTCGACGGCGAGACGGTCGCCCGGACTGGCGACGTGACCGGCGGGACGACCGTCCGCCGAATCGTCCTGGTGGAACGCGAGGAGACGGTTACGACCACGCCGAACCTCGACCGCGATGCGGTGACGCTCCCCCGCCGGACCGACCGCGTCACGCTGAACATCGAGCCACCGACCGGTACGCGACTCAGGACGGTCCGTGCGAACGGTCGCGTCGTCGCCCACGACCCTGCCGGCCTCTCGGGTAACGTTACCGTCGCAGTTTCGCGCTTCGAGACGACGACGCTGGCGTTCGACGCGAACGGGACGCTCCCGACCGGCAGCGTGGATCTGACCTACTACCCGACGCGGACGACGAAGGCCCTGCTCGTGGTGACCGTCGATGACTGA
- a CDS encoding type II/IV secretion system ATPase subunit translates to MTDDPTLEHPGHEGRASTDDDGRVPPPIPPGDPDAWYAPDVRDHYTVRGDVVATVAETEAGFTYEVREPSLTADEEATLAEIREHFAGANLRRPRTREGTVSRMETGLRPKYRAALEQLLAGSPESRRRLRYYALRDVGCLGAVTPLALDEHVEVADPGEDRLSVHTTNFAPAETEFPADVRFLDRVASERLTTYRVPFRGFSIPVVLYRERLLGHDAFATKYAVREPGLLPGDEALLAEAKKRIWETNVEHVVEDSTEFVRERAEQLLARRLTARNASAWFDATRHRVRSVLADTGLGVPPVDGRYEDGRLADLVYYVLRDYVGEGQLTVPIRDPNLEDIEANRVGERVKVVPRTDVGHDGRIPTNLTFEQESAFVNVVTQLAAADGAELNASNPSAKVNLSPGEVDDGVTIRCAVALPVISEDGPHISIRKQAPDALTPVDLVEGGSLTADLVTSLWLLYEHHGVVLFSGPTGVGKTTLMNAHMPFVPFDDRPISIDEGSREVRLPHETGISLTTRDHEDEFKAVTMADLMTEANYLNPDVEVIAEINTPASFSTFAESLNTGHGLLGTTHAENVEKLVNRVVEQGLPPYLLREIDLVVFPKRVDGERYVGSAVEFVDEERYRSCSGRCGVVEKHGTTVYWNAIFERTVEGEFKFDYAHPAVHDVENRRCGVDLFERLADRTDRPTEDVEREFHRKHRYVEYLVREGVDDFDELFSFLSDLRTDEAATVERIGAGRGA, encoded by the coding sequence ATGACCGACGACCCGACGCTCGAACACCCCGGCCACGAGGGTCGAGCGTCGACCGACGACGACGGGCGCGTCCCGCCGCCAATCCCGCCGGGCGACCCCGACGCCTGGTACGCACCCGACGTGCGGGACCACTACACCGTCCGCGGGGACGTGGTTGCGACCGTCGCCGAGACCGAGGCGGGCTTCACGTACGAGGTGCGGGAGCCCTCGCTCACCGCCGACGAAGAGGCGACGCTGGCGGAGATCCGCGAGCACTTCGCGGGTGCGAACCTGCGCCGGCCACGCACCCGCGAGGGGACGGTCTCGCGGATGGAGACCGGGCTACGGCCGAAGTACCGCGCCGCGCTGGAACAGCTCCTCGCGGGAAGTCCCGAGTCGCGCCGGCGACTCCGGTACTACGCGCTCCGTGACGTGGGCTGTCTCGGCGCGGTGACGCCGCTCGCACTCGACGAGCATGTCGAGGTGGCCGACCCCGGCGAGGACCGGCTGTCGGTCCACACGACGAACTTCGCACCGGCCGAGACCGAGTTCCCGGCCGACGTGCGCTTCCTCGACCGCGTCGCGAGCGAGCGGCTGACGACGTACCGGGTGCCGTTCCGGGGCTTCTCGATCCCGGTCGTGCTCTACAGGGAGCGGCTGCTCGGCCACGACGCCTTCGCGACGAAGTACGCCGTCCGCGAGCCGGGGCTCCTGCCGGGCGACGAGGCGCTGCTGGCCGAGGCGAAGAAGCGAATCTGGGAGACGAACGTCGAGCACGTCGTCGAGGACAGCACCGAGTTCGTCCGCGAGCGGGCCGAACAGCTGCTCGCCCGGCGGCTGACTGCCCGGAACGCGAGCGCCTGGTTCGACGCGACCCGCCACCGGGTTCGGAGCGTGCTCGCCGACACTGGGCTCGGGGTGCCGCCGGTCGACGGCCGCTACGAGGACGGCCGACTGGCGGACCTCGTCTACTACGTCCTCCGGGACTACGTCGGCGAGGGCCAGCTCACCGTCCCCATCCGCGACCCGAATCTGGAGGACATCGAGGCGAACCGGGTCGGCGAGCGCGTGAAGGTCGTGCCGCGAACGGACGTTGGCCACGACGGTCGCATCCCGACGAACCTCACGTTCGAACAGGAGTCGGCGTTCGTCAACGTCGTCACACAGCTCGCGGCGGCCGACGGCGCGGAGCTCAACGCCTCGAACCCCTCCGCGAAGGTGAACCTCAGTCCGGGCGAGGTCGACGACGGCGTGACCATCCGCTGTGCGGTCGCGCTGCCGGTCATCTCCGAGGACGGCCCACACATCTCCATCCGGAAGCAGGCACCCGACGCGCTGACGCCGGTCGACCTCGTGGAGGGCGGGAGCCTCACCGCCGACCTCGTCACCAGCCTCTGGCTGTTGTACGAGCACCACGGCGTCGTCCTCTTCTCGGGGCCGACTGGTGTCGGGAAGACGACGCTGATGAACGCCCACATGCCTTTCGTCCCCTTCGACGACCGTCCCATCTCCATCGACGAGGGAAGTCGGGAGGTCAGACTCCCCCACGAGACGGGTATCTCGCTGACGACCCGGGACCACGAGGACGAGTTCAAGGCGGTGACGATGGCCGACCTGATGACCGAGGCGAACTACCTCAACCCGGACGTGGAGGTCATCGCGGAGATCAACACGCCCGCGTCGTTCTCTACGTTTGCCGAAAGTCTCAACACTGGCCATGGGTTGCTGGGTACAACCCACGCCGAGAACGTCGAGAAGCTCGTCAACCGGGTCGTCGAGCAGGGACTCCCGCCGTACCTGCTCCGCGAAATCGACCTCGTCGTCTTCCCGAAGCGGGTCGACGGAGAGCGCTACGTCGGGAGCGCCGTCGAGTTCGTCGACGAGGAGCGCTACCGGAGCTGTAGCGGGCGATGTGGCGTCGTCGAGAAGCACGGCACCACCGTCTACTGGAACGCCATCTTCGAGCGGACCGTCGAGGGCGAGTTCAAATTCGACTACGCGCATCCGGCGGTCCACGACGTGGAGAACCGCCGCTGTGGTGTCGACCTGTTCGAGCGACTCGCCGACCGCACGGACCGCCCCACCGAGGACGTCGAGCGGGAGTTCCACCGCAAGCATCGCTACGTGGAGTACCTGGTCCGTGAGGGCGTCGACGACTTCGACGAACTGTTCTCGTTCCTCTCGGACCTCCGCACTGACGAGGCCGCGACCGTCGAGCGCATCGGCGCGGGGAGGGGAGCGTGA
- a CDS encoding DUF7289 family protein, with amino-acid sequence MTGLLPPPDGSDRGQSNVVGVALLLGITVVALGVLTASIGLAVDAGTGAADAARVGDDVDDALRPVEVTGEHVGSVRATDGQLRTVGRDVRVLNDSGTVALFEADALVYETDGQRVTFLAGAVVRGEGRGARLVSDPPVVASPDGDVLVVGVATLGADRRTVSFAGEPVRLRTNVTHDRRSLGRGEYRLAIETTTPAPWRSYFRELGATVTDRDLDGDGVDSVVATFPDERTAYLVVHALHLEVGDA; translated from the coding sequence ATGACGGGCCTGCTGCCACCGCCCGATGGTTCCGACCGGGGGCAGTCGAACGTCGTCGGCGTCGCGCTCCTCCTGGGCATCACGGTCGTCGCACTCGGCGTCCTCACGGCGAGCATCGGCCTCGCGGTCGACGCCGGCACGGGTGCCGCCGACGCCGCCCGTGTCGGCGACGACGTCGACGACGCGCTCCGACCGGTCGAGGTGACCGGCGAGCACGTCGGGAGCGTCCGGGCGACGGACGGCCAGCTCCGGACCGTCGGCCGCGACGTGCGCGTGCTCAACGACTCCGGCACCGTCGCCCTGTTCGAGGCGGACGCCCTCGTCTACGAGACCGACGGCCAGCGCGTGACGTTCCTCGCGGGTGCCGTCGTGCGTGGCGAGGGGCGCGGTGCCAGACTCGTCTCGGACCCACCGGTCGTCGCCAGCCCGGACGGTGACGTGCTCGTCGTCGGCGTCGCGACGCTCGGTGCGGACCGGCGGACCGTCAGCTTCGCCGGCGAACCCGTCCGGCTCCGCACGAACGTCACGCACGACCGTCGGTCGCTCGGGCGGGGAGAGTATCGGCTCGCTATCGAGACGACGACGCCGGCCCCGTGGCGCTCGTACTTCCGCGAGCTCGGCGCGACCGTCACCGACCGCGACCTCGACGGTGATGGCGTCGACAGCGTCGTCGCGACGTTCCCCGACGAGCGCACGGCGTATCTGGTGGTCCACGCGCTCCACCTGGAGGTGGGCGATGCGTAA